The genomic stretch GCCGTAACCATAGGTGCCGCCGATGTCGTTCATACGCGCCATGAATGCCCTCCTCCTTTCACGGCGCCGCGAACTCGGTGACACCGTCGAGGTATTCCGTCGGGTCCGGAACCTCCGCGTCACGGAACGCCTCCCGGCGTTCGTAACACGTGCCGCAGGTACCGCAGTGGCGCTCTCCCCCGCGGTAACACGACCAGCTCTTGTCCAGGGGGGCTCCGAGCCGGTTCCCGTACTTGGCGATGTCCGTCTTGCTCCAGGTGATGAACGGCGTCTCCACACGCGGCGTGGGGAATCCCTCGTTCGCGACCTGTACGAGTTCATCGAGCGCCCTGACGAACGCCGGCCGGCAGTCGGGATAGATGAAATGGTCGCCGGCGTGCATACCGAGGGCCACGACACCGGCCCGCCGCGCGACCGCGGCGCCCACCGCCACATTGGCCAGAATGGCATTGCGGTTGGGGACCACGGTGGCGCGCATCGAGTCCTCGGCGTAGTGCCCCGACGGAACGCCGACCTCGCTGTCGGTCAGGGCGGAGCCGCCCAGCAGGACACCGATTCCGCTCAGGTCCACCACATGGTGTTCCGCGCCGTAGTGCCCGGCGATCGTCCGGGCCGACTCGATCTCCCGGCGGTGGCGCTGGCCGTAGTCGACCGTCACCGCGGTGAGCCGGTAGTGCAGCATGGCGTAATGGGCGAGCAGCGTCGTGGAGTCCATGCCTCCGGACAGCACGACGACAGCGCTGAACGGGTCGGTCTTCGCCGGTGATTCGGGCAAGA from Streptomyces albofaciens JCM 4342 encodes the following:
- the queC gene encoding 7-cyano-7-deazaguanine synthase QueC, with amino-acid sequence MPESPAKTDPFSAVVVLSGGMDSTTLLAHYAMLHYRLTAVTVDYGQRHRREIESARTIAGHYGAEHHVVDLSGIGVLLGGSALTDSEVGVPSGHYAEDSMRATVVPNRNAILANVAVGAAVARRAGVVALGMHAGDHFIYPDCRPAFVRALDELVQVANEGFPTPRVETPFITWSKTDIAKYGNRLGAPLDKSWSCYRGGERHCGTCGTCYERREAFRDAEVPDPTEYLDGVTEFAAP